TCTGATGATAATAGAGATTATACAAGAACAGATACAGGAAATAGTCTATTGAACAGTACTTATTAAAAGGAAACTAATATGAAAAATTTCTATATTTGCTGTCAAACCCATTTTTTTTAAACTCAACACTTATGAAAAATCTACTCAAAAACATCCTTCATGCAGCTATTTTAATTATATTTTTCTGCATTCCTGTATATGCAGATTTCGAGCTGGTTTGCCCTCCTGATGTTACTGTTAATTGCAGAGAGGATTATCTTCATGACTTGAATGTATATGGCAGAGCTTATACCAATTACAACGGAATAATAAATTACATCCATGATTGCGGAACCGTCATCGAACTCGATGATTGTGGAAAAGGAACGATCAAGAGAACCTGGGGTGCCGAAAATCCTGAGAACTGGAAGTGGTTTACCTGTACTCAGGTCATTACCATCAGCAATTTGGGCTCATTCAGTTACAGAGATGTTGATTGGCCGCCATCACTGGAAATCAGCAGTTGTGACCCGGAAGCTGATTTGAAATTATTGACCGCGCCTTATGATGCTCCTGAATGGGAGCGCACGGTTTGTGCAAAACCTATGTTAAGTTATAAAGATACCCGTTTTAAGGTCAATCCGGCTTGTATCAAATTGTTGAGAGAATGGAAAATTTTGGACTGGTGTCAATATGATCCAATCAATTATCCAGGCCGGGGTATATTTACATATACACAGGTCATTAAATTGATACAAACCAGCGATCAAATTGCACTAAATTGCAAAAAGGATACGATTATCACTAATGATAAAAATTGCGACAGTTTGTATGTGCAGTTCGATTTAGCAAAATTTGAATCTGCTTGTCCAATTTATCACACGATCTCCAATACTTCTTCGTATTCTATTGAAAAGAATGCCAATGCAACGGGTTATTATCCAAATGGAAAATACAGTTTTTATTATTCAGCTGAATATGCCTGTGGCAAAGAAGCTAAGTGTGAAATGAATCTCGAAATTCGCAATGGCATTAAACCTACCCCTTACTGCCTTACAGGTGTCATCATTGGCTTGATGCCTGTAGATACCGATCAGGATGGGATCGTCGACAATGGTATGGCAGAAGTTTGGGCATCAGATCTCGACAAGGGTAGTTGGCACAAATGTCCCGGTCAGTCACTTCGATTTTCGTTTTCAAGTGATACCAGCAACAGGGCCCGAATATTTAACTGCGACGATGTCGGCGAGCAGGAAGTGGAAATATGGGTCACTGACAAAGACGGAAATCAGGATTATTGCAGAACAAAAATAAACATCCAAAACAGCCATGCAAACATACCCGACTGTGATCCGGGATTGGTAGGAGATCATAACTCTTTAAGAGGCCAAGGAATGGAGTTGCAAAAAAATGCCGAGAACCACGATGGAAATATTCCTGGAATTAAACAAAAATTTAAACAGGTTCCAAATCCATCGTTGTTTTCCGGAACAGAATCTATAGGAACAGACCCACTACAATGTACAGTCCGGTCAGTAAGGCCGCAATCAGATCAACAAACAGTTGAAATGGAATTATTCATTCCTAAAAATGGGACCTACCAATTCGAATTTTATTCGATTGAAGGGAAGCGCCTTTTTTATGAAAATAAAATACTCAACAAACAAATCAATTTATTCTCTTTTGAAATTCCGGATGCTTCTTTCGTCATCTATAAAATTAATGGAGCAGGGATGATATGTGTGGGAAAAATTGTGCGGTAGGGAAAGCGAAAAGTCTTTAGCTCAAAGCTTGTTTAAATACAGTTCATTCTGAGAAATCTTTTATCCTGTAAATGCAGCTGAGCAGAGTCTTCATCCTGCAGCTGAGCTTAGTCTTAGACTCCGCTCGAGTGATAGCAAAACTTAGTTTTGCGAACGGATTTTGAAGATAGCAGGAACATCATTGAAGCATTTAACAACTGTTGATTGAATAAAAATTGACATTTCGTTTGGAAAACGGAGTTTTCCTATCGCCCCATTGGATCCCGCTTTGAAAAAATATGCGGTGCCCATTTTACATTTATAAAGCGGGATGAAGACTACGCAGAGCAGGTAAATTTTGTTTAACAACTAACAGCTTTTACACCAATTCATCCAACTCCCGCCTTTCTTTTTTCGTGGGTCGGCCGCTGCCTTTTTCTCTTGTTGGAAAATTGTTTGTGGATGTGAACCAACTGTTGTATTTATTAAGCTCTTCAGGCGAAGTAAGATTTTCATAACACTTTGCTGCTTCGCTTGCTGAAACTCTTTTTTCGATTAATATCAAAATTTTATAACTAAAGTTGAAACCATTCTTGCGTACTTCAATAATATCTTGCGGTTTAACAAGGTGGGAAGCTTTTAAATCTGTGGTGTTACTGCGAATTTTGCCTTTTTTGCAAGCATCTGTCGCGATGGTTCGCGATTTGTAAATTCTTACAGCCCATAGCCATTTATCTAACCGGACTTTTTCAGGCATTGCTTAGCGTAGGGTAGGCCAGCTTTAATTTTTTCATGGCCGCATGAACGATTTCTGCAACGCAGTAATTTCTGTACCACCGTTGATCTGAAGGAATAATATGCCAGGGAATTTCGGATCCGTTCATTGCGTCTTCATAATATTTCATGTATTGATCCCATAATTTGCTTTCCTCAAAATCTGCCGGATTGTATTTC
The genomic region above belongs to Saprospiraceae bacterium and contains:
- a CDS encoding RNA-binding S4 domain-containing protein, whose protein sequence is MPEKVRLDKWLWAVRIYKSRTIATDACKKGKIRSNTTDLKASHLVKPQDIIEVRKNGFNFSYKILILIEKRVSASEAAKCYENLTSPEELNKYNSWFTSTNNFPTREKGSGRPTKKERRELDELV